The Acidianus manzaensis genome has a window encoding:
- the thrC gene encoding threonine synthase has product MKCLECGYETELNQKIITCPKCGGIMEIKVKLKDFSFNNLKGRGVWRYKNSIPGIYNKLISLNEGNTPLIPSKIYKQTYYKFEGANPTGSFKDRGMTVAISSAVNSGYKVVTAASTGNTAASAAAYASRGNLKIYLVLPKGKVALGKLAQSILYGATILEVNGSFDIAMSAVIRLYKELGIVYPLNSFNPWRLEGQKTIAYEIAEEIGAPDNVIVPVGNAGNIYAIWKGFTELYEVGAIQKIPRMIGVQAEGASPIAKAVEKGLDTPEFFENPETIATAIRIGKPVNWRKAIKAIKESKGTALSVSDSEITEAQKKLAREEGIGAEPASSAALAGYEKAIKEQIVDKDEKNVLILTGHALKDPDAMLKMDSKIILINPDHIEKIVLGDTNANN; this is encoded by the coding sequence ATGAAATGCTTAGAATGTGGATATGAAACAGAATTAAATCAAAAAATAATTACATGCCCAAAATGTGGAGGAATAATGGAAATAAAAGTTAAATTGAAAGACTTCTCATTTAATAATCTAAAAGGAAGAGGAGTATGGAGATATAAAAATTCAATACCAGGCATATATAACAAATTAATAAGCCTAAATGAAGGAAATACTCCATTAATTCCCTCCAAAATATATAAACAAACTTATTATAAATTTGAAGGAGCAAATCCAACAGGAAGCTTTAAAGATAGAGGGATGACAGTAGCAATAAGCTCAGCAGTAAATAGCGGATACAAAGTAGTAACAGCAGCATCTACTGGAAATACTGCAGCATCTGCAGCAGCTTACGCATCTAGAGGTAACTTAAAAATCTACTTAGTCCTTCCAAAAGGAAAAGTAGCATTAGGAAAATTAGCTCAGTCCATATTATATGGTGCAACAATCTTAGAAGTTAACGGAAGCTTCGATATAGCAATGTCTGCAGTAATAAGACTATACAAAGAGCTAGGAATAGTTTATCCTTTAAACTCATTTAATCCTTGGAGGTTAGAAGGACAAAAAACAATAGCTTATGAGATAGCAGAAGAGATAGGAGCACCAGATAACGTAATAGTTCCAGTAGGAAATGCGGGAAATATTTATGCTATTTGGAAAGGATTCACAGAGTTATACGAAGTAGGTGCAATACAAAAAATTCCAAGAATGATAGGAGTTCAAGCAGAAGGAGCTTCGCCAATAGCTAAAGCTGTAGAAAAAGGACTAGATACACCAGAATTCTTTGAAAACCCAGAAACAATAGCCACAGCAATAAGAATAGGGAAACCAGTTAACTGGAGAAAAGCAATAAAAGCAATAAAAGAATCTAAAGGAACAGCATTATCAGTCTCAGATTCTGAAATAACAGAAGCACAAAAGAAATTAGCAAGAGAAGAAGGTATAGGTGCAGAACCAGCTTCATCTGCTGCATTAGCAGGATACGAAAAGGCAATAAAAGAACAAATAGTAGACAAGGACGAAAAGAATGTTCTAATACTCACTGGTCATGCTTTAAAAGATCCTGATGCAATGTTAAAAATGGATTCAAAAATAATTTTAATTAATCCAGATCATATAGAAAAAATTGTATTGGGTGACACAAATGCTAATAATTAA